Proteins from one Chroococcidiopsis sp. CCMEE 29 genomic window:
- a CDS encoding ABC transporter ATP-binding protein → MASSISKQHPLLRLLHYAKNYRPQVWSAITFTILNKIFDLAPSYLIGVAVDVVIEQENSIIAQIGITNIIGQLAILSLLTLLIWSLESLSEFIYDRLWRNLAQTIQHELRLDTYTHLQELELSYFEERSTGTLLSILNDDINQLERFLDSGAASILQFIITILAVGGSFILIAPSVAPLAILPTPLIFWGSLAFQKRLAPRYADVRDKAGFINSRLANNLSGIATIKSFTAETYERGRVLSESEAYRRSNQSAIALSAAFFPAIRFVVVTGFIATLFFGGIAVANNQLTVGTYGFMVFIVQQLLWPFATLSSIMDQYQRAMASIRRVMGLLDTTIAIPTGNRPLPLTTVRGEVHFDNITFAYNGRTNVVQDLSLHIPPAANIGIVGATGSGKSTLIKLLLRFYEVQAGQILVDGIDIRELQLGELRRCIGWVSQDVFLFHGTVAENIAYGSFDATQQEIIHVAKLAEAHEFILQLPQGYETIVGERGQKLSGGQRQRIAIARAIVKNPPILILDEATSAVDNETEAAIQKSLARITQNRTTIAIAHRLSTIRHSHCIYVMDKGEIVEQGKHEELLALDGIYASLWRVQSGV, encoded by the coding sequence ATGGCATCTTCTATTTCTAAACAGCATCCACTTTTACGGTTATTACACTACGCCAAAAACTACCGCCCTCAAGTCTGGAGTGCTATCACCTTTACCATCCTCAATAAAATCTTCGACCTCGCACCATCCTACTTAATTGGGGTCGCAGTAGATGTCGTGATAGAACAAGAAAATTCCATCATTGCCCAAATTGGCATCACCAACATCATTGGACAACTGGCAATCCTCTCATTATTAACATTATTAATTTGGTCTCTCGAATCACTATCTGAGTTTATCTACGATCGCCTCTGGCGCAACCTCGCCCAAACCATCCAGCACGAATTACGTCTTGATACCTATACCCATTTGCAAGAACTAGAACTGAGCTACTTTGAAGAACGCTCTACAGGCACACTTTTGTCAATATTAAACGATGATATCAACCAATTAGAACGGTTTCTCGATTCTGGGGCAGCTAGCATTCTGCAATTTATCATCACAATTTTAGCTGTAGGCGGTTCATTTATTCTCATAGCTCCGAGTGTAGCTCCTTTAGCAATCCTACCCACACCCTTGATTTTTTGGGGTTCATTAGCATTCCAAAAACGACTCGCACCCCGTTATGCAGATGTCCGCGACAAAGCCGGATTCATCAATAGTCGGTTAGCTAATAATCTCTCAGGGATTGCCACGATTAAAAGCTTCACGGCTGAAACCTATGAACGAGGACGTGTCCTTTCTGAAAGTGAAGCTTATCGTCGTAGTAACCAAAGCGCGATCGCTCTTTCTGCTGCCTTTTTCCCCGCAATTCGCTTTGTGGTTGTCACAGGTTTTATCGCGACGCTGTTCTTTGGTGGGATTGCAGTGGCGAATAATCAGTTGACTGTGGGAACCTATGGTTTCATGGTATTCATTGTCCAGCAATTACTGTGGCCGTTTGCTACCTTGAGTTCGATCATGGATCAGTATCAACGGGCGATGGCTTCGATTAGACGAGTGATGGGATTGTTAGATACGACCATTGCTATTCCTACAGGGAATCGTCCTTTACCATTAACAACAGTACGTGGTGAAGTGCATTTTGACAACATTACCTTTGCGTACAACGGTCGCACTAATGTGGTGCAAGATTTATCACTGCATATTCCCCCAGCTGCAAATATTGGGATTGTTGGTGCAACTGGTTCTGGTAAAAGTACTCTAATCAAACTACTACTACGGTTCTACGAAGTCCAAGCTGGACAAATCCTGGTTGATGGTATTGATATTCGGGAGTTACAACTTGGGGAACTACGACGCTGCATCGGTTGGGTGAGCCAGGATGTGTTTTTATTTCACGGCACGGTGGCAGAAAATATTGCTTATGGTAGTTTTGATGCTACTCAACAAGAAATTATCCACGTTGCCAAATTAGCTGAAGCTCACGAATTCATTCTGCAACTACCGCAAGGATACGAAACGATTGTGGGCGAACGGGGTCAAAAGCTTTCTGGTGGACAAAGACAACGAATTGCGATCGCTCGTGCTATTGTCAAAAACCCACCAATTCTGATTTTGGATGAGGCGACTTCTGCTGTGGATAATGAGACGGAAGCGGCTATCCAGAAATCTCTAGCCAGGATTACCCAAAATCGTACAACTATAGCGATCGCTCATCGGCTTTCCACGATTCGCCACAGTCATTGTATATACGTGATGGATAAAGGTGAAATTGTCGAGCAGGGTAAACATGAGGAGTTACTGGCACTTGATGGCATTTATGCTAGTCTTTGGCGCGTGCAATCTGGGGTTTAG
- a CDS encoding AraC family transcriptional regulator translates to MTKLLTDSNWQELWAESEQNGNIYRQSNSFESIYQGKILDVCNIYTCWAELRSGLSILTNELEFIDDLGWIRDGLDNSQFGLSFFLSGKVRIERHGLTDEADEAVGKYYSECNCDLKETEWWKAGEKYSRIYLKIEPQQFFQSFSEEDLEQIPIYLRQALIGGKVQPYYYQGKITRQMQRVLRQILQCPHQGLMKQMYLESKAVELITLHFQQFQDQDIRDRSLTANNLSDVEKIYQAKEILLSNLENPPSLIELARQVGLNDFKLKCGFRQVFGTSAFKYLHDYRLEQARQLLVSGEMKVEEVAFRVGFDSRSYFALAFRKKFGLNPKQYYQHCQKSL, encoded by the coding sequence ATGACAAAACTTCTTACAGATTCAAATTGGCAAGAACTGTGGGCAGAAAGCGAGCAAAATGGTAATATATACCGTCAATCAAATAGTTTTGAAAGTATCTATCAAGGGAAAATTCTAGATGTCTGTAACATCTATACATGTTGGGCAGAGTTACGCAGTGGATTATCTATTCTGACAAACGAGTTAGAGTTTATTGATGACCTTGGGTGGATTAGAGATGGACTAGATAATTCCCAATTTGGGTTGAGTTTTTTTCTTTCAGGAAAAGTGAGAATTGAACGTCACGGTTTAACTGACGAGGCTGACGAAGCAGTAGGAAAATATTACTCGGAATGTAACTGCGATCTCAAAGAAACTGAGTGGTGGAAAGCTGGAGAGAAGTATTCACGAATTTATCTGAAAATTGAACCGCAGCAATTTTTTCAAAGCTTTAGCGAGGAAGATTTAGAACAGATACCCATTTACCTGCGCCAAGCCTTAATCGGAGGTAAGGTACAGCCTTATTACTACCAAGGAAAAATAACACGGCAAATGCAGCGGGTATTACGTCAGATTTTACAGTGTCCCCATCAAGGCTTGATGAAGCAGATGTATCTGGAAAGTAAGGCGGTGGAATTGATTACGCTTCATTTCCAGCAATTCCAGGACCAGGACATTCGCGATCGCAGCTTGACTGCCAATAATTTAAGCGATGTTGAAAAAATTTATCAAGCTAAGGAAATTTTGCTGAGTAATTTAGAAAATCCGCCTAGCCTGATAGAGTTAGCACGGCAAGTAGGGCTAAATGACTTCAAATTAAAATGCGGCTTTCGTCAAGTTTTTGGCACATCTGCATTTAAATATTTGCACGACTATCGACTAGAACAAGCCAGACAACTTTTAGTATCAGGAGAAATGAAGGTTGAAGAAGTGGCATTTAGGGTGGGTTTTGATAGTCGCAGCTACTTTGCCTTAGCTTTCCGCAAAAAGTTTGGCTTGAATCCCAAACAGTACTATCAACATTGCCAAAAATCCCTCTAG
- a CDS encoding DNA-directed RNA polymerase subunit omega, whose protein sequence is MLKRSKFETTQTQIMHRAEELISAASNRYRITVQVANRAKRRRYEDFDNVDDPMMKPVIRAIIEMSDELTQPEIIGE, encoded by the coding sequence ATGCTCAAGCGTTCTAAGTTCGAGACGACCCAAACTCAAATTATGCACCGAGCTGAGGAACTAATTAGTGCGGCATCAAATCGCTACCGCATTACGGTTCAGGTCGCTAATCGTGCTAAGCGCCGCCGATATGAAGACTTTGACAATGTGGATGACCCAATGATGAAGCCAGTGATCCGGGCGATTATTGAGATGTCTGATGAGTTGACTCAGCCAGAAATTATCGGTGAGTAG
- a CDS encoding transposase, protein MKARYRYRIYPKPQQIQELAKAFGCARVVWNDALALYDAAFKAGETRPKDVDKIVITQAKKTPERAWLSEVSNIVLQQSYRDLSQAWSNYFNSCKGKRKGAKVRKPRFKKKQARQAIRFRTGGFSVHSCSVKLAKIGHIPMVVSRPLPSEPSSVTMIKDAAGRYFASFVVEAVPQPVAKVEAAVGIDLGLNHFAILSTGEKIENPRCHKKLLKRIKLANRKLSRCQKDSNRRKVAKLKLAKLYCFSKDSRTDFLHKLTTRLVRENQALAIEDLNVSGMVKNRKLSRAISDAGWYSFRSLLTAKCDRDGRHVAIINRWEATSQKCSVCGFHGGKKELHVRSWECLSCGTIHDRDTNAANNIKVAAGLAETQNGCGSECKTTSVAVRVEPSTTLKSVQLSLF, encoded by the coding sequence ATGAAAGCACGTTATCGCTACCGCATCTATCCGAAACCTCAGCAGATTCAAGAGCTAGCCAAAGCTTTTGGGTGTGCAAGAGTTGTATGGAATGATGCATTAGCTTTGTATGATGCTGCTTTCAAGGCAGGGGAGACACGCCCAAAAGATGTAGACAAAATTGTCATTACCCAGGCTAAAAAGACTCCTGAAAGGGCTTGGTTGTCTGAGGTATCGAATATAGTTTTGCAGCAATCTTATAGAGATTTATCTCAAGCTTGGTCTAATTATTTTAATAGCTGCAAAGGCAAGCGCAAGGGAGCTAAGGTTAGGAAACCTAGATTTAAAAAGAAGCAAGCTAGACAAGCAATTAGGTTTAGAACTGGTGGTTTTAGTGTTCATTCTTGCTCGGTAAAACTAGCCAAGATAGGGCATATCCCTATGGTAGTTAGTAGACCGCTGCCTAGTGAGCCAAGTAGCGTTACCATGATCAAAGATGCTGCTGGTAGGTATTTTGCTTCGTTTGTGGTTGAGGCTGTACCACAGCCTGTAGCTAAAGTCGAAGCAGCAGTTGGGATCGATCTGGGGTTGAATCACTTTGCTATTTTAAGTACAGGCGAAAAGATTGAAAACCCTCGCTGCCATAAGAAGTTACTCAAGCGAATAAAGCTCGCAAATCGGAAACTTTCGAGATGTCAAAAAGACTCTAATCGGAGAAAAGTAGCTAAATTGAAATTAGCTAAACTCTATTGCTTTAGCAAGGATTCCAGAACCGATTTTCTTCATAAGTTAACAACTAGGCTAGTCCGCGAAAACCAAGCACTAGCTATTGAAGATCTGAATGTTTCTGGTATGGTGAAAAACCGCAAGCTATCACGAGCAATCTCTGATGCTGGTTGGTATTCTTTCAGAAGTCTACTAACAGCTAAGTGCGATCGCGATGGGAGGCATGTTGCTATAATCAACCGCTGGGAAGCTACATCACAAAAGTGTAGTGTTTGTGGCTTTCATGGTGGGAAAAAAGAGCTACACGTTAGGTCGTGGGAATGCCTGAGTTGTGGAACAATCCACGACAGAGATACTAATGCGGCAAATAATATCAAAGTCGCTGCTGGGCTAGCAGAGACTCAAAACGGATGTGGGAGCGAGTGTAAGACTACTTCTGTAGCTGTTCGCGTTGAACCGTCAACCACTTTAAAATCAGTTCAACTGAGCTTGTTTTAA
- a CDS encoding DUF1636 family protein yields the protein MTKHTMFVCKSCHRSSEKRPENPPFDGTILLDQLNSLCTEKFPSDELEIQPVGCLWACNYGCVISVASPDKPTYLFVNLTPGESVTALLDFMQLYIKSDKVNVVWKQFPEILQSAIFAQIPPQNNS from the coding sequence ATGACCAAACATACGATGTTCGTCTGCAAATCCTGCCACCGTTCCTCCGAAAAAAGACCAGAAAATCCTCCTTTTGATGGCACTATTTTACTTGACCAACTTAATAGTTTATGCACCGAAAAATTCCCATCTGACGAACTTGAAATTCAGCCCGTCGGATGCTTATGGGCGTGCAATTATGGCTGTGTTATATCGGTCGCCAGTCCAGATAAACCCACCTATCTCTTCGTTAATCTCACCCCTGGAGAAAGTGTCACCGCATTACTAGATTTTATGCAACTGTATATCAAAAGTGATAAAGTAAATGTAGTTTGGAAACAATTTCCTGAAATATTACAATCTGCTATTTTCGCCCAAATACCACCACAAAATAATTCGTAA
- a CDS encoding fasciclin domain-containing protein: MADIVDTAVNAGSFNTLVTAVKAAGLVDTLKGPGPFTVFAPTDDAFAKLPEGTVESLLNDIPQLTKILTYHVVSGKVMAADVVNMDSAPTVQGSNLKIDASNGVKVNDASVVTPDVDADNGVIHVIDSVLIP; the protein is encoded by the coding sequence ATGGCTGACATAGTAGATACTGCTGTTAACGCGGGTTCTTTCAATACATTGGTGACGGCTGTTAAGGCAGCTGGTTTGGTAGACACTTTAAAGGGTCCTGGCCCGTTCACCGTCTTTGCACCGACTGATGATGCCTTTGCCAAGCTGCCAGAGGGCACTGTGGAATCTTTACTTAACGATATTCCTCAGCTGACGAAAATTCTGACTTATCATGTCGTCTCTGGCAAAGTGATGGCAGCTGATGTAGTCAACATGGATTCAGCGCCAACCGTGCAAGGTTCAAATCTCAAGATTGATGCATCTAATGGTGTCAAGGTGAATGATGCCTCAGTTGTGACACCAGATGTAGACGCAGACAACGGTGTGATCCATGTTATTGATTCAGTGCTGATTCCTTAG
- a CDS encoding iron-siderophore ABC transporter substrate-binding protein encodes MGETCIPINPQRIVTLWTTILGNTLALGIKPIASTYYTGEPFPKYLQDQVDGIEFIGNLTEPSLEKILQLKPDLVLANSRLDNIYDPLSRIAPTVIMSFPIPPPPWKQQLIELAKVLDKQEVGQKLMDEYWQRIETLKQALDNRRNQIQVSVASLSPEYGIWAYGEKSSAGTVIKDIGLQRPPAQRGDFYVIENISEERLSDIDGDVLFFLVRGEKGAKEMLQNLQQKPLWGQLKVVQQNQIYFVDAGHWHSLDILAMNAVIDDLFKYLIND; translated from the coding sequence ATGGGAGAAACTTGCATTCCTATTAACCCTCAGCGCATCGTAACTTTATGGACAACCATTTTGGGTAATACGCTGGCGCTGGGTATCAAACCTATTGCTTCGACATACTACACGGGTGAACCTTTCCCAAAATATTTGCAAGATCAAGTAGATGGAATTGAGTTTATTGGCAATTTGACAGAGCCAAGTTTAGAAAAGATTTTGCAGCTTAAGCCTGATTTAGTGCTAGCAAATTCCCGCCTTGATAATATCTACGATCCGCTATCTCGTATTGCGCCGACTGTCATCATGTCGTTTCCTATTCCACCTCCACCTTGGAAGCAACAATTAATAGAACTTGCCAAGGTGCTAGATAAGCAAGAGGTAGGTCAAAAGCTGATGGATGAATATTGGCAGCGGATTGAAACACTTAAGCAAGCCTTAGATAACCGCCGCAATCAAATTCAGGTGTCGGTTGCCTCTTTATCCCCAGAGTATGGAATATGGGCTTACGGAGAAAAAAGTTCTGCTGGCACAGTTATAAAAGATATTGGATTACAACGCCCACCAGCACAACGGGGAGACTTCTATGTTATAGAAAATATTTCTGAAGAACGATTGTCTGATATTGATGGTGATGTTCTTTTCTTCTTGGTAAGAGGCGAGAAGGGTGCTAAAGAAATGCTTCAGAACCTCCAGCAAAAACCTCTATGGGGACAACTCAAGGTAGTTCAACAAAATCAGATTTATTTTGTAGATGCAGGGCATTGGCATAGTTTAGATATCTTAGCAATGAATGCAGTCATTGATGATTTGTTTAAATACTTAATTAATGATTAA
- a CDS encoding TonB-dependent receptor — translation MKLDKFFQSLLLTGAVIVFISTPARSEEVRKDAQGKSSTAIVGESTFNDITAIDQQFVISKSPILARSNRKLRHGKSQVVSSLLSAKSDESSKKIAQLSEIEQVSQSAELLVQSPAVSPSSEVIQVTGVQANPTEKGVEVILQTTQGEQLQITNRSIENNFIADIPNAQLRLPNGDAFTFSSQNPVEGITEITVTNFDANTIRVTVAGETELPAVELFDSNEGLIFGLTTAVTATQPEGEQPTSETPPEEPVAQQDESIEVIVTGQQDTGYRVPNASTATRTDTPLRDIPQSIQVIPQQVIQDQQANRLIETLQNVPGVVQGGLSPRTYANIFNIRGFNSSGDILVNGLPDPTNQNVGFGANIERVEVLKGPASVLFGQGGLGGRVNLVTKQPLRDPFYAVEGSAGSYNFYRGAIDISGPLNPEATVLYRLNAAAQTTESFVDFYEQQRYLVAPVVSWQISDRTKLTLEADFSAVEGPFDLGIPAEGSVLPNPNGEIPRDRYIGEPDVDNSQQSVFRVGFDLEHRFSDNWQIRSIFRTSLLRLNREIVYSRGAGALQSDGRTLDRIFDDQDYNEDIYNLDTYTVGNFATGSIQHQLVAGINLFRYDTNTIGFTRPVASLDVFDPEYGASPTGSEIPAYDITNRTQQLGLYLQDLISLTDNLKLLLGGRFDIASQRYGDATENLGPTRDFKQEEAFSPRVGIVYQPIQPISLYASYSRSFNQATSTFSVAEAEPERGTQYEIGVKADLADRLSATLAFYNLTRSNLPTADPNNPLLTIQVGEQRSRGIELDISGEILPGWSIIAGYAYTDARITEDNDFEVGNRLNNVPQHAVNLWTTYEIQSGAFEGLGFGLGVFYFGERQGDLANTFELPSYIRTDAALFYNRNNFRAALNIRNLFDVDYFVSAQNRARVFPGDPLTFVGTVSWEF, via the coding sequence ATGAAGTTAGATAAGTTTTTTCAAAGTCTGCTGCTGACAGGTGCGGTTATTGTTTTTATTAGCACTCCTGCTAGAAGTGAGGAAGTGCGAAAGGATGCTCAAGGTAAATCATCTACTGCGATAGTAGGAGAATCTACATTTAATGACATTACAGCTATAGATCAGCAATTTGTCATCAGCAAATCTCCTATATTAGCTCGTAGTAACAGGAAGCTCCGACATGGAAAGTCTCAAGTTGTAAGTTCTCTGTTAAGTGCAAAGTCAGATGAATCTAGCAAAAAGATTGCTCAACTGAGCGAGATTGAGCAGGTTTCCCAGAGTGCAGAATTACTCGTACAGTCGCCAGCAGTTTCACCCTCCTCAGAGGTAATACAGGTGACAGGAGTGCAAGCTAATCCCACTGAGAAAGGGGTGGAAGTGATATTACAGACAACTCAGGGAGAACAACTGCAAATTACGAATCGGAGTATTGAGAATAACTTTATTGCTGATATTCCTAATGCCCAACTGCGTTTGCCCAATGGCGATGCATTTACATTCAGTTCCCAAAACCCAGTTGAGGGAATTACTGAGATAACGGTTACAAATTTTGATGCCAATACTATTCGGGTGACAGTGGCAGGTGAGACGGAATTGCCAGCAGTTGAGTTATTTGACAGTAATGAAGGATTGATTTTTGGTTTGACAACTGCTGTAACCGCTACACAGCCTGAAGGTGAACAGCCAACGAGTGAAACACCGCCAGAGGAACCAGTAGCACAGCAGGATGAGTCGATTGAAGTAATAGTGACAGGACAGCAGGATACAGGATATCGTGTGCCGAATGCGAGTACAGCGACACGCACTGACACACCCCTACGAGATATTCCGCAATCAATTCAAGTCATTCCTCAACAGGTCATTCAAGACCAACAAGCAAACCGTCTGATTGAAACATTACAAAACGTACCAGGTGTAGTGCAAGGAGGGTTATCACCTCGCACTTATGCCAATATATTTAACATTCGGGGGTTTAATTCTAGTGGGGATATTCTCGTCAATGGACTACCCGATCCTACTAATCAAAATGTGGGGTTTGGAGCAAATATTGAAAGGGTTGAAGTTCTCAAAGGTCCCGCATCCGTTCTTTTTGGGCAAGGTGGACTTGGAGGAAGAGTCAATTTAGTAACAAAGCAGCCCCTGCGCGACCCTTTTTATGCGGTGGAAGGTTCTGCGGGAAGCTATAACTTCTATCGTGGCGCGATTGACATTTCTGGTCCACTTAACCCCGAAGCAACTGTCTTGTATCGTTTGAATGCTGCGGCCCAGACAACAGAAAGCTTTGTTGATTTCTATGAACAACAGCGATATTTAGTTGCACCTGTTGTCAGCTGGCAGATTAGCGATCGCACAAAGCTGACTCTAGAAGCAGATTTTTCTGCTGTGGAAGGACCCTTCGATCTGGGAATACCTGCGGAGGGAAGCGTGTTACCGAATCCCAATGGCGAAATTCCACGCGATCGCTATATTGGTGAACCTGACGTCGATAACAGTCAGCAAAGTGTGTTTCGAGTTGGTTTTGATCTCGAACACCGCTTTAGCGACAATTGGCAAATACGGAGTATTTTCCGAACCTCCTTACTGCGCTTGAATCGAGAAATTGTGTATTCTCGTGGTGCAGGTGCATTACAAAGTGACGGACGAACTTTAGATAGAATATTCGACGATCAAGATTACAACGAAGACATCTACAATCTAGACACCTATACTGTCGGTAATTTTGCAACTGGCAGTATTCAGCATCAATTAGTTGCGGGAATTAACTTATTTAGGTATGACACCAATACTATAGGTTTCACTCGTCCGGTAGCTTCACTCGATGTGTTTGATCCTGAATATGGTGCCTCTCCAACAGGTTCAGAGATTCCAGCTTATGATATTACAAACAGAACTCAACAGTTAGGCTTGTATCTGCAAGACTTAATTTCACTGACAGACAATCTCAAGTTACTTTTAGGCGGACGCTTTGATATTGCCAGTCAGAGATACGGAGATGCGACTGAAAACTTGGGACCAACCCGTGACTTCAAGCAGGAGGAAGCATTTAGCCCTCGCGTTGGCATTGTCTATCAGCCGATTCAACCAATATCTCTCTATGCCAGCTATAGCCGCTCATTTAACCAAGCAACATCCACATTTAGTGTAGCAGAAGCTGAGCCAGAGCGCGGTACGCAGTATGAGATTGGTGTTAAAGCCGATTTGGCTGACCGATTATCTGCAACACTGGCATTTTATAATTTGACTCGCTCTAATTTACCAACGGCAGATCCAAATAATCCTTTGTTAACGATTCAAGTTGGCGAGCAACGAAGTCGAGGTATTGAACTCGATATCTCTGGTGAGATTTTGCCAGGATGGAGTATTATAGCTGGTTACGCTTACACTGACGCAAGAATCACTGAAGATAACGACTTTGAAGTCGGTAATCGTTTAAATAATGTTCCACAACACGCTGTTAACTTGTGGACGACTTATGAGATTCAATCTGGTGCATTTGAGGGATTAGGCTTCGGTTTAGGAGTATTCTACTTCGGAGAACGACAGGGAGACTTGGCTAATACATTTGAGCTACCCAGCTATATCCGTACTGATGCTGCGCTATTCTACAACCGAAATAACTTCCGCGCTGCGCTCAATATCAGAAATTTATTTGATGTTGATTATTTCGTCTCTGCTCAAAACCGAGCGCGTGTTTTTCCTGGCGATCCATTGACCTTTGTTGGAACAGTCTCCTGGGAGTTTTGA
- a CDS encoding fasciclin domain-containing protein, whose product MADLLETASNAGTFNTLLKAVEAAELVETLKTPGPYTVFAPTDEAFAQLPEGTLESLLQNIPKLKRIVAYHVAFGDVRAEDLMQIEEAETMEGSIVAIESSDDGIKANDAKVVKTDILTDNGVIHVIDAVLIPALVAAE is encoded by the coding sequence ATGGCTGATCTGCTTGAGACTGCTAGCAACGCCGGAACTTTTAATACACTATTAAAGGCAGTTGAAGCTGCTGAGCTGGTAGAAACCCTTAAAACTCCTGGACCCTACACAGTGTTTGCACCGACTGATGAAGCGTTTGCCCAGTTGCCAGAGGGAACTCTAGAATCACTACTCCAAAATATTCCAAAGCTCAAGCGAATTGTGGCCTATCATGTCGCTTTCGGCGATGTAAGAGCTGAAGACTTGATGCAGATTGAGGAGGCGGAGACGATGGAGGGGTCAATCGTTGCAATTGAGTCCTCGGACGACGGAATTAAAGCGAATGATGCCAAGGTGGTAAAAACGGATATTCTTACTGACAATGGCGTGATCCACGTGATTGATGCAGTGCTAATACCTGCTCTGGTAGCTGCTGAGTAA